The following coding sequences are from one Candidatus Bathyarchaeota archaeon window:
- a CDS encoding TIGR04076 family protein has translation MRDLMIYVKEIRGSCDIMKVGYYCIVRGSRLSIPESPHFCFYALQSILPLIPAKQRRIEEPEDWLPRTWEVECPDPKGQVILCIKPIEPHEGHKIKPQGA, from the coding sequence ATGCGCGACCTCATGATATATGTGAAGGAGATCAGGGGCTCATGTGACATAATGAAGGTGGGCTACTACTGCATAGTCAGGGGGAGCCGGCTCTCAATTCCAGAAAGTCCCCATTTCTGCTTCTACGCCCTCCAGAGCATCCTACCCCTGATACCGGCGAAGCAGAGGAGGATAGAGGAGCCTGAGGACTGGCTCCCTAGGACTTGGGAGGTCGAATGTCCAGATCCAAAGGGCCAGGTGATCCTCTGTATAAAGCCGATAGAACCCCACGAGGGGCACAAAATTAAGCCGCAGGGGGCTTGA
- a CDS encoding transketolase: MEVNPGRITSVLCEISERNGKPLSTLKLNAKILRELNLIRYGGDSRGVELSELGRFVLDLLKEDYVRKPVGVCGESVSRIPIRELNQRIRVLRRRVLKMVEEVGSGHLASSLSSLTIIATLYLGKMRHDPRNPAWRLRDRFLLGKGHAAPALYAVLAECGYFPEEELSKLRCIGGLLQGHPEGSIPGVDSASGSLGQCLSIANGMALAAKMRGEDYRIYVLLGDGELQEGQVWEAAMTSARHHLDNLAVIVDRNGHQLTGPTEEVKPLEPLAEKWRAFGWEVLEADGGSPRDILRALAEAEAIKGRPTVIIASTAGDQGSLERRG; encoded by the coding sequence GTGGAGGTCAACCCCGGTCGGATCACCTCAGTTCTCTGCGAGATATCAGAGAGGAACGGTAAACCCTTATCCACATTGAAGCTGAACGCCAAGATACTCAGGGAGCTCAACCTCATAAGATACGGAGGGGACTCTAGGGGAGTAGAGCTCTCTGAGCTGGGGAGGTTCGTCCTAGACCTCCTAAAGGAGGATTATGTGAGGAAACCTGTGGGGGTTTGCGGAGAGTCAGTCTCCCGAATACCCATCCGGGAGCTGAACCAGAGGATCAGAGTCCTGAGGAGGAGGGTTTTAAAGATGGTTGAGGAGGTGGGCTCAGGCCACCTAGCCTCATCCCTCTCCTCCCTAACCATCATAGCGACCCTCTACCTCGGGAAGATGAGGCACGACCCTAGGAACCCGGCGTGGAGGTTGAGAGACAGGTTCCTGCTGGGAAAGGGCCATGCCGCACCAGCCCTCTATGCAGTTCTGGCTGAATGTGGATACTTTCCCGAGGAGGAGCTATCTAAGCTGAGATGTATAGGGGGGCTGCTCCAGGGGCATCCTGAGGGGTCCATCCCAGGCGTCGACTCTGCCTCAGGATCCTTAGGCCAATGCCTCTCCATAGCCAATGGGATGGCCCTCGCTGCGAAGATGAGAGGGGAAGACTACAGGATCTACGTGCTTCTGGGGGATGGAGAACTCCAAGAGGGACAGGTATGGGAGGCCGCTATGACCAGCGCGAGGCATCACTTGGACAATCTGGCCGTCATTGTGGACCGAAACGGGCATCAGCTGACAGGCCCGACTGAGGAGGTGAAGCCGCTGGAACCCCTCGCCGAGAAGTGGAGGGCCTTCGGATGGGAGGTCCTAGAGGCTGACGGAGGTTCCCCCAGAGATATCCTCAGGGCGCTTGCGGAGGCTGAGGCTATTAAAGGAAGGCCTACGGTCATCATCGCCTCAACAGCAGGAGATCAAGGCTCGCTGGAGAGGAGGGGATGA